In the genome of Magnolia sinica isolate HGM2019 chromosome 2, MsV1, whole genome shotgun sequence, one region contains:
- the LOC131237603 gene encoding LEAF RUST 10 DISEASE-RESISTANCE LOCUS RECEPTOR-LIKE PROTEIN KINASE-like 2.5, producing the protein MLQDGRLVAVKVLNESKGNGEDFINEVSSIGRTYHVNIVSLLGFCSEGSKRALIYEFMPNGSLEKFIYTEKPRQSHPLGWEKLYQIAIGVARGLEYLHRGCNTRILHFDIKPHNILLDQDFCPKISDFGLAKLCPTQNSTISMLGARGTVGFIAPEVYCRSIGGISHKSDVYSYGMMVLEMVGGRKNIDPLVENTSEIYFPHWIYNRLTTYRHLDLHGYLGLHGIETKVEEETARKMILVGLWCIQTNPTDRPSMSRVVEMLEGSLNGLPMPPQPFLSSSS; encoded by the coding sequence ATGCTACAGGATGGCCGTCTTGTGGCCGTGAAGGTCCTGAATGAATCCAAGGGTAACGGAGAAGATTTCATTAACGAGGTCTCCAGCATTGGTAGGACTTACCATGTGAATATCGTCTCTCTCCTGGGTTTCTGTTCAGAGGGGTCTAAAAGAGCACTCATCTATGAGTTCATGCCGAATGGATCTCTAGAAAAATTCATCTACACTGAGAAACCAAGACAATCACATCCCTTGGGGTGGGAAAAACTCTACCAAATTGCAATTGGTGTTGCTCGAGGACTAGAATACTTACATCGTGGTTGCAATACACGCATTCTACATTTCGACATAAAACCGCATAACATTCTTCTAGATCAGGACTTTTGCCCCAAGATCTCAGATTTTGGGCTAGCGAAGCTGTGCCCCACGCAAAACAGTACTATATCGATGTTGGGTGCCAGAGGAACCGTTGGGTTTATTGCCCCTGAAGTATATTGTAGAAGTATTGGAGGTATCTCCCACAAGTCAGATGTTTATAGCTATGGTATGATGGTACTGGAAATGGTTGGAGGAAGAAAGAACATTGATCCGCTAGTGGAGAACACCAGCGAGATATATTTTCCTCATTGGATATACAACCGTCTCACTACATACAGGCATCTTGATCTACATGGATATCTAGGTTTACATGGAATTGAGACGAAAGTTGAAGAAGAAACAGCAAGGAAGATGATCTTAGTTGGTTTGTGGTGCATCCAAACCAACCCGACAGATCGGCCTTCAATGAGTAGGGTGGTGGAGATGCTGGAAGGAAGCCTTAATGGCTTGCCAATGCCACCCCagccatttctttcttcttcttcatga